A stretch of Christensenellaceae bacterium DNA encodes these proteins:
- a CDS encoding AraC family transcriptional regulator, with amino-acid sequence MPHFNIMDLFNTASFQKMQDDIAASVGLALIATDYAGTPITQHSLCTRFCAMVRDHPYYKTLCERCDSRGGLEAARTRTPYIYTCHSGIVDFAIPIIYNNAYLGAIMAGQVMLDDDKNTSGLEQIYTDNSVAPLKSGKYYDAYLALPKMSLEKIVSISNMLFSVCNMFLELAVKKLSCPPEEMQNEPPPSSPYVNKGILAPVYEYIEKNIFDDLSLSCVASACNISANYLSRLFSKFNDTTFSNYVNQKKIEYAKKLLISTDMSVNEIASHFGYNDCSYFIKVFKKEVGLSPSKYRQQNQ; translated from the coding sequence ATGCCTCATTTTAACATTATGGATCTTTTCAACACTGCTAGTTTTCAAAAAATGCAGGACGATATTGCGGCATCTGTGGGACTAGCGCTCATCGCAACGGATTATGCCGGAACTCCCATTACACAGCATAGCTTGTGCACGCGCTTTTGCGCAATGGTGCGCGACCATCCTTATTATAAAACCTTATGCGAACGCTGCGATTCGCGCGGCGGGCTGGAAGCGGCACGAACCCGTACTCCTTACATTTATACCTGCCACTCCGGTATCGTTGATTTTGCAATACCTATTATATATAACAACGCCTACCTCGGCGCCATTATGGCCGGACAGGTTATGCTGGATGATGATAAAAATACAAGCGGGTTAGAGCAAATTTATACGGACAACAGCGTCGCCCCATTGAAATCAGGAAAATACTACGACGCATATCTCGCGCTGCCGAAAATGAGTCTTGAAAAAATCGTTTCCATATCCAATATGTTGTTTTCCGTGTGCAATATGTTTTTAGAGCTTGCGGTCAAAAAACTGTCCTGTCCTCCGGAAGAAATGCAGAACGAACCGCCGCCTTCCTCCCCTTATGTGAATAAAGGAATTCTTGCTCCTGTCTATGAATATATCGAGAAAAATATTTTCGATGATCTTTCCCTGAGCTGCGTGGCATCGGCCTGCAACATCAGCGCCAACTATCTGAGCCGATTGTTCAGTAAGTTTAACGATACCACCTTTTCGAATTATGTGAATCAGAAAAAGATCGAATACGCCAAAAAATTACTTATTTCAACCGATATGTCCGTTAATGAGATCGCTTCCCATTTCGGTTATAATGACTGCAGTTATTTTATTAAGGTTTTTAAAAAAGAAGTCGGACTCTCCCCTTCTAAATACAGGCAACAAAATCAATAG
- the rbsC_4 gene encoding ribose import permease protein RbsC: MMARGEEKMENKNNSISRLLSRGNGIFVSIIILGIFLIVAAVAVPNVFQPTNLANVLRVNSPAGIMAIGLALVLLTGEIDISVGAVMSLSVMVISKIVDYSEPLSILAMLGVGAACGFLNGWIVARIRVPSLMVTIGTMSIYSGLACIITNAQAKFMTTAYPIYTTMSKGDLGGIPVTFILCVVLALLFWVITTKTKFGKDIYYTGANKRAAWMSGIRIDRVKIIVFMICGILAALAAPLITTQIGRSNADAGTGQEVTAIAIAVLGGVSLDGGRGSILGVLCGMVTMGVLMNMLALSGLGTYVEMAIKGILIIAVVFIYGLVNRKTGVLKEA, encoded by the coding sequence ATGATGGCGCGAGGTGAAGAAAAAATGGAAAATAAGAATAACAGCATTTCACGGCTTTTATCCAGAGGGAATGGAATATTCGTATCGATCATCATATTGGGGATTTTCCTGATAGTCGCTGCGGTCGCGGTTCCCAATGTATTTCAGCCGACCAATCTGGCAAACGTCCTGAGGGTCAATTCTCCGGCGGGAATCATGGCGATCGGACTTGCGCTGGTTCTGCTGACAGGAGAAATCGATATTTCGGTCGGGGCGGTCATGTCACTGAGCGTCATGGTTATTTCCAAAATCGTAGATTACAGTGAGCCGCTTTCGATTCTGGCGATGCTGGGAGTGGGCGCGGCGTGCGGGTTTTTAAATGGTTGGATCGTTGCCAGGATACGCGTTCCGTCACTCATGGTCACCATTGGAACGATGTCGATCTATTCCGGTCTTGCGTGCATCATCACCAACGCGCAGGCAAAATTTATGACAACGGCATACCCCATCTATACGACAATGTCCAAGGGAGACCTGGGCGGCATACCGGTTACGTTTATTTTGTGCGTCGTATTGGCGTTGCTGTTTTGGGTGATCACAACCAAAACAAAGTTTGGAAAGGACATCTATTATACGGGCGCAAACAAGCGCGCGGCATGGATGAGCGGTATCCGTATAGACCGCGTAAAAATCATCGTGTTTATGATCTGCGGCATATTAGCGGCATTAGCGGCGCCACTGATCACCACACAGATTGGCAGGAGCAACGCCGATGCGGGAACGGGACAGGAAGTTACCGCAATCGCAATCGCGGTGCTCGGCGGGGTTTCTTTAGACGGCGGCAGAGGCTCTATTCTGGGCGTGTTATGCGGTATGGTGACAATGGGTGTCCTGATGAATATGCTTGCGCTTTCCGGTCTTGGCACCTATGTCGAAATGGCGATCAAAGGTATATTGATCATTGCGGTAGTATTCATTTATGGGCTTGTTAATAGGAAAACAGGCGTACTCAAAGAGGCTTAA
- a CDS encoding ribose ABC transporter permease, which produces MEKKLERNNKKGFLSRYLLLLVLIIEIFVGWLINPNLLTPMNIQVILFACTLNGIISIGQSLVLISKEIDLSVGANLVFAPILAVTTTSILYETVTGTGVLQGKSGFMTGGWEMVVILTLAFAVIVGLGNGLIVTKCKIPAFIATIGMQFFLKGVSYIISGGIPIFIKDVEASKFIGNASIGNVVPVSVLVFVVIGLVILFLCNRTKFGMRLYATGGGLKAAKLSGINTDKWKIVAYAVCGFLVGIAAIMSMSRLQGIEITQATKGNYDMNSIAISIIGGIALSGGKGSIAGTMQATAIIAILLNILNMQGLMAYYQLFITGCIIVVIAIIHQKNESRRLKALKIIEV; this is translated from the coding sequence ATGGAAAAGAAATTGGAAAGAAATAACAAAAAGGGATTTCTGTCACGGTATTTGCTCCTTCTGGTATTGATCATCGAAATTTTCGTGGGCTGGCTCATCAATCCGAATTTACTGACCCCGATGAATATACAGGTGATCCTGTTTGCGTGCACGCTTAACGGGATTATATCGATCGGACAGTCGCTGGTGTTAATTTCAAAGGAGATCGACCTCTCGGTGGGTGCAAACCTAGTATTTGCACCGATCCTGGCCGTCACAACGACGAGTATCCTTTATGAAACGGTAACGGGAACAGGCGTCTTGCAGGGCAAATCGGGGTTTATGACAGGCGGCTGGGAAATGGTTGTCATTCTCACGCTGGCATTTGCCGTGATCGTAGGACTGGGAAACGGGTTGATTGTTACCAAATGTAAAATTCCTGCGTTCATCGCAACGATCGGTATGCAGTTCTTTTTGAAAGGCGTCTCGTACATTATTTCGGGCGGTATTCCGATTTTTATCAAAGATGTAGAAGCATCCAAATTTATTGGCAATGCGAGCATTGGTAACGTCGTTCCGGTCAGCGTGCTGGTATTCGTAGTAATCGGGCTGGTGATACTGTTCTTATGTAACCGGACGAAATTTGGTATGCGGCTGTATGCGACGGGCGGCGGTCTTAAAGCGGCCAAGCTTTCGGGTATCAATACGGATAAGTGGAAAATCGTTGCTTATGCGGTGTGTGGATTTTTGGTTGGGATCGCGGCCATCATGTCCATGTCGCGTCTTCAGGGGATCGAGATTACACAGGCTACCAAGGGAAACTACGATATGAACAGTATTGCCATATCGATCATCGGCGGTATCGCGCTTTCCGGCGGAAAAGGCAGTATCGCGGGTACCATGCAGGCGACGGCTATCATTGCGATCCTGCTCAATATCCTGAACATGCAAGGGCTGATGGCATATTACCAACTGTTTATCACAGGCTGTATCATTGTAGTGATTGCAATTATTCACCAGAAGAATGAGAGCAGAAGACTGAAGGCACTGAAGATCATTGAAGTATGA
- the rbsA_7 gene encoding ribose import ATP-binding protein RbsA, with protein MSKKLLEMKNIEKSFLGVPVLKKVDFSLDRGQVISIIGTNGAGKSTLSNIIAGVYGKDGGTVEIDGEQVDMRSPNDAEKYSIGMVHQEPTLCENMRVYENIFLNREINKKSGLLDREKMKEESRRVLSYLGVDIDVEEIVQNLSLVGKGVVSIAKAMLMNPKILILDEVTAPLNQKEVEHLFEVVCSLREKGLGIIYISHKIKEIVAISDEVVVLKDGENVGTFVAKEEALSEKKIIHLMLGETEGWQGEYSEKQLEQHQEETLLKLQDLSKDELYENISIDLHKGEIIGLAGLKGSGITELMFSVFGVLQPDSGEIIKDGVAIKPATPKEAIRSGIGMITNDRQKEGAAIMLSVEDNITVASLDKMKQRGTISGKKLLCATREYIDKLQIKTTGPKQAVQFLSGGNQQKVVVAKWLLKNAQVILIDEPTRGVDVKAKNEIYNLLITEKMQGKGIIVFSPETRELLNICDRILVLTAGKITSEINRADENFNEKGVMEAMHSF; from the coding sequence ATGAGTAAAAAATTACTTGAAATGAAAAATATAGAAAAAAGCTTTTTGGGCGTGCCTGTCCTGAAGAAGGTCGATTTTTCGCTGGACAGGGGACAGGTCATTTCGATCATCGGTACGAACGGTGCGGGCAAGTCTACGCTTTCCAATATTATCGCCGGCGTCTATGGAAAGGACGGCGGTACGGTGGAGATCGACGGGGAACAGGTAGATATGCGCAGTCCTAATGACGCGGAAAAATACAGTATCGGTATGGTACATCAGGAGCCGACTTTGTGCGAAAATATGCGGGTATATGAAAATATTTTTTTGAACCGCGAGATTAATAAAAAATCAGGCCTGCTCGACAGGGAAAAAATGAAAGAAGAAAGCAGGCGCGTCTTAAGCTATCTGGGCGTTGATATTGATGTCGAAGAAATCGTGCAAAATCTTTCGCTGGTCGGAAAAGGGGTCGTGTCCATCGCGAAAGCGATGCTGATGAACCCTAAGATACTGATTCTTGACGAGGTGACGGCGCCGCTTAACCAAAAAGAGGTTGAGCATCTGTTCGAAGTGGTGTGCAGCCTGCGGGAAAAAGGTTTGGGGATCATCTATATCAGCCACAAAATCAAGGAGATCGTGGCGATTTCAGACGAGGTCGTCGTCTTGAAAGACGGCGAAAACGTAGGGACGTTTGTGGCGAAAGAAGAAGCGCTCAGTGAAAAGAAGATCATCCATCTGATGCTGGGCGAGACGGAAGGCTGGCAGGGCGAATACAGTGAAAAACAGCTTGAACAGCACCAGGAAGAAACGCTTCTTAAGCTGCAGGATCTGAGCAAGGATGAATTATATGAAAACATTTCTATCGATTTGCACAAGGGTGAAATCATTGGCCTTGCAGGGTTAAAGGGATCAGGGATCACAGAGCTGATGTTTTCCGTATTCGGCGTGCTGCAGCCGGACAGCGGCGAAATCATCAAGGACGGCGTGGCGATCAAGCCCGCAACCCCGAAAGAAGCGATCAGAAGCGGAATCGGTATGATTACCAACGACAGGCAAAAGGAAGGCGCGGCCATCATGCTTTCGGTCGAGGACAACATTACCGTGGCCTCGCTTGACAAGATGAAGCAGAGGGGAACGATCTCAGGTAAAAAGTTGCTTTGTGCAACGCGGGAATATATCGATAAGTTGCAAATCAAGACGACAGGTCCGAAACAGGCGGTACAATTTTTGTCCGGCGGCAATCAGCAAAAGGTTGTCGTTGCAAAGTGGCTGCTGAAAAATGCACAGGTCATCCTGATTGACGAACCGACAAGGGGCGTTGACGTAAAGGCCAAAAATGAGATATACAATCTGCTGATTACAGAGAAAATGCAGGGCAAGGGGATTATCGTATTTTCACCGGAAACGCGCGAGCTGCTTAATATTTGCGACCGGATATTGGTACTGACCGCAGGAAAAATTACGTCGGAAATCAACAGAGCGGACGAAAATTTCAATGAAAAGGGCGTAATGGAAGCTATGCATTCTTTTTAA